The following is a genomic window from Nitrosomonas communis.
GCTGTGGTCTGGCTAACACCTGCCAATCCAAATTGATGGTATTGTTTTTGAGATGGCCTGTAACGAAAATGCAGGATTGAGCATAATCGCGATGGGTAAGCGGAATACCCGCATAGGAAGCCACACCTGATGCTGCTGTAATCCCTGGTACCACCTGGAAAGGAATGTGATGCTGGGATAATGTTTCAATTTCTTCGCCACCTCGGCCAAAAATAAAAGGATCGCCTCCTTTTAGTCGAAGCACTCGCTTTCCTTCTTTGGCTAGTCTTACCAATAAATGGTTGATTGATTCTTGTGGCAAGGTATGCTGATTGCGCTCCTTCCCCGCATAGATACGCGTTGCGTCGCGTCTTACCATATCGAGTATGGCTGGAGATACTAAGCGGTCGTATACGACAACATCAGCTTGCTGCATCAAGCGCATGGCACGAAAAGTCAGTAAATCAGAATTACCTGGCCCGGCACCTACCAAATAGACTTCTCCCCAAAGTGGTTCGTTTGTTTCGTGCTCAAGAGAACTTAATAAAAATGCTTCTGCCTCCCGATTTTTTCCCGAAAAAACCATTTCAGCAAATGGACCTTGTAACACTTTTTCCCAGAATAAGCGACGCTTCTTGGGAGAACTGAAACGGTGCTTGACATGCTCACGGAATTTACCAGCATAATAAGCCAAACGGCCATAAGCTTCTGGTATCAAAGTTTCCAGCTGTGCGCGTAACAACCTTGCTAGTACTGGTGATGTTCCCCCACTAGAAATGGCGATGAGAATAGGTGAACGATTGAGTATCGATGGCATGATAAATGAACACAATGCGGGATTATCAGCGATATTAACTGGTATACCCAGTCCATTCGCGGCTTCAGAAACATATTGATTGATTGAGCGTTCATTCGTTGCAGCAAACACCAGCACCACATCTTTCAGCTGCACGGGGTCAAAAGTTTCTGCATGATAAATAATGCTGCCTCGTTGGAGAAGATTATTTAGTTCATCATTAAGATGTGGCGATACGACTCTGACTTGTGCCCCCGCTTTCAATAATAATATCGTCTTCCTGGCTGCAACCTCTCCCCCACCTACGACGAGGCAGTTACGGTCTTTAA
Proteins encoded in this region:
- the cysG gene encoding siroheme synthase CysG, whose product is MDFLPIFLNIKDRNCLVVGGGEVAARKTILLLKAGAQVRVVSPHLNDELNNLLQRGSIIYHAETFDPVQLKDVVLVFAATNERSINQYVSEAANGLGIPVNIADNPALCSFIMPSILNRSPILIAISSGGTSPVLARLLRAQLETLIPEAYGRLAYYAGKFREHVKHRFSSPKKRRLFWEKVLQGPFAEMVFSGKNREAEAFLLSSLEHETNEPLWGEVYLVGAGPGNSDLLTFRAMRLMQQADVVVYDRLVSPAILDMVRRDATRIYAGKERNQHTLPQESINHLLVRLAKEGKRVLRLKGGDPFIFGRGGEEIETLSQHHIPFQVVPGITAASGVASYAGIPLTHRDYAQSCIFVTGHLKNNTINLDWQVLARPQQTIVIYMGLLGLPVLCKQLIAHGLPASTPAAIVQQGTTYKQRVVIGSLETLPALASAANLVPPTLIIVGEVVRLHQKLAWFEPVCDSVGE